CGATAGTCCATGAAGCTCCTTCTGATCCGCCACGCTCCCGCGGTGCCCCGGGGCACTCCCGGGATTTCCGAGAACGTCCGGCCGCTCACGCCGGAGGCCGAACGTGAGTTCCGCTGCGCCGGGCTGTCTCCAGCGCGATCTCGATCATCGCCTGGAAGCGCGTGCGCCGCTCGTCGGCGCTCAGGTGGGTGCCCTTGCGGATGTGGTCGGACACGCTGAGGATGCCCAGCGCGCGCGCGCCGAACTCCGCCGCCAGCCCGTATAGACCTGCAATCTCCATCTCCACCGCCAGCACCCCCATCTTCTCCAGCACGTCGAACATCGCGGTCTGCGGCGAGTAGAACAGGTCCGAGGAGAACACGTTGCCCACGCGCACCGGGGTGCCCCGCTCGCGGGCGGCATCCACGGCGTGGGCCAGCAGCGCGTAGTCCGCGACCGCGGCGAAGTCGTGGTCCATGAACCGGATGCGGTTCACCTTGGAATCCGTGGACGCGCCCAGGGCCAGGATCACGTCGCCCAACTCGATGTCGGCCGCCAGCACCCCGCAGCTGCCCACCCGGATCAGGGTCTTCACGCCGTACTCGCGGATCAGCTCGGTGGCGTAGATCGAGCACGAAGGGATGCCCATGCCGTGGGCCAGCACCGACACGCGGCGGCCCTTGTACATGCCGGTGTAGCCGTACATGTTGCGGACGTCGTTCACCAGGCGGGGTTTCTCGAAGTAGCTCTCGGCGATCAGCTTGGCCCGGAGCGGGTCGCCGGGCATGAGCACCACGTCGGCGAAGTCGCCCGGCTGGGCGGACAGGTGAGGTGTGGGCATAACGTGACGGATCTCCTTGGCGCCTACGGCAGGCGCACCATCCGCGCGGTGCGCACGCCCTCCGCGCACGACACGCGCACGAAATACAGCCCGCTG
The DNA window shown above is from Candidatus Eisenbacteria bacterium and carries:
- the deoD gene encoding purine-nucleoside phosphorylase, with translation MPTPHLSAQPGDFADVVLMPGDPLRAKLIAESYFEKPRLVNDVRNMYGYTGMYKGRRVSVLAHGMGIPSCSIYATELIREYGVKTLIRVGSCGVLAADIELGDVILALGASTDSKVNRIRFMDHDFAAVADYALLAHAVDAARERGTPVRVGNVFSSDLFYSPQTAMFDVLEKMGVLAVEMEIAGLYGLAAEFGARALGILSVSDHIRKGTHLSADERRTRFQAMIEIALETARRSGTHVRPPA